From Alteromonas australica, one genomic window encodes:
- a CDS encoding flagellar hook-length control protein FliK: protein MMQQVAAQNTDSAALPFATSKPAKAVEAGISAESRSQNNQAFQQAFDDARLKREDLAQEKKLARRDSLEQEQNLEREESLQRQESLQREENLQRKENRELQASTKNNAENASKSSAKPEQDKAASHQVSDDETKGAQQAALDDQDNLAQSEKSDAANQPLIDSTDESSLIGELDNSDVTQDASEDSLFSGESELSPEKPTPDALKERLHALLNGEKQEDTFIRADLPVKSHLVTDDEVNTENENATRWIDYVDAVLAAKGEGKSANAETGETNPQVATFDELLNEDGAMADNAYLAEMLEALNAEASASMADGDKPHLLGEEVLSITQQLMGELTQDNDEVSDEALATLKALTAVIQDTSSENATWNTELDALLAQFSSVSTDLNGDPALTDAETLSLASLSEDEVLVLSLMKDALAQLQQTDGVKIPESATADPKAMGSENEVLTPNLAELEGTWADELTNMLASMSPESAQKATEAIAQRLAASVPSATQAQQEAIKTSIAAGINEYQQQIAQGREPGIDLQSIIDGAANEAGLSSAQMQQLNAQTEAQVGQFMQLVNQTQGAAHQALQSQMMNVDTQLVENGQLKSEASKQQQQFEGFDKAVNIHKPEGQQQLNEKIRWMVNARNTMAEIRLDPPELGSMQVRVNVSGDAASVSFVVQSQQAKDALADAMPRLKEMLAEQGLELGDAEVRKDNSSQSGESGQQLAGSGNGQQNGDEMSDGADDTHVVEQAVTRQAKGGIDYYA from the coding sequence ATGATGCAACAAGTTGCCGCACAAAATACAGACTCTGCCGCTTTACCTTTTGCCACTAGTAAACCGGCAAAAGCCGTAGAGGCAGGTATTAGCGCTGAGTCGCGCTCGCAAAATAACCAGGCGTTCCAACAAGCTTTTGATGATGCTCGCCTCAAACGAGAAGACTTGGCACAGGAAAAAAAGCTAGCGCGAAGAGACAGCCTTGAGCAAGAACAAAACCTTGAGCGAGAAGAGAGCCTTCAGCGACAAGAAAGCCTTCAGCGAGAAGAAAACCTTCAGCGAAAAGAAAATCGCGAGCTTCAAGCGTCAACGAAAAACAATGCAGAAAACGCCAGCAAATCAAGTGCGAAACCCGAGCAAGACAAAGCTGCTAGTCATCAAGTTTCCGACGACGAAACAAAAGGCGCTCAGCAAGCAGCACTCGATGACCAAGATAACCTAGCGCAAAGCGAAAAGAGTGATGCTGCAAACCAGCCGCTTATTGACAGCACAGATGAGAGCTCTTTAATCGGCGAATTAGACAATAGCGATGTGACTCAAGACGCTAGCGAAGACTCACTTTTTTCGGGTGAAAGCGAACTCTCACCCGAAAAACCTACACCCGACGCATTGAAAGAACGGCTTCATGCACTATTAAATGGTGAAAAGCAGGAAGACACTTTCATTCGCGCAGACTTACCTGTTAAAAGTCACCTCGTCACTGATGACGAGGTGAATACCGAAAACGAGAATGCAACCCGCTGGATTGACTACGTAGACGCAGTATTAGCGGCTAAAGGCGAAGGTAAATCGGCAAACGCAGAAACAGGCGAAACTAACCCCCAGGTTGCTACTTTCGACGAGCTCCTTAACGAAGACGGCGCGATGGCAGATAACGCCTATCTCGCAGAAATGCTAGAGGCCTTGAACGCTGAAGCCTCCGCCTCGATGGCCGACGGCGATAAGCCTCATCTTTTAGGGGAAGAGGTGCTATCGATTACTCAGCAATTAATGGGTGAATTAACGCAAGACAATGATGAGGTTTCCGATGAGGCGCTTGCCACTTTAAAAGCTTTAACCGCGGTCATTCAAGACACGTCTAGTGAAAATGCCACGTGGAATACGGAACTGGACGCCTTACTTGCTCAGTTTTCCAGCGTATCAACGGATTTGAATGGCGACCCCGCTTTAACCGATGCCGAAACCCTTTCGTTGGCGTCGTTGTCTGAAGACGAAGTGTTAGTCCTTAGTTTGATGAAAGATGCCTTAGCCCAACTTCAACAGACCGATGGCGTAAAAATACCAGAATCGGCAACGGCGGATCCTAAGGCAATGGGGTCTGAGAACGAAGTGCTAACGCCAAATTTAGCGGAGTTAGAAGGAACGTGGGCCGATGAACTAACAAATATGCTCGCAAGCATGTCACCAGAAAGTGCGCAGAAAGCCACGGAAGCTATTGCGCAACGCTTGGCAGCCAGTGTACCTTCCGCCACTCAAGCGCAACAAGAAGCGATTAAAACCAGTATTGCAGCTGGTATTAATGAGTACCAACAACAAATCGCTCAGGGCAGAGAGCCAGGTATCGACTTGCAATCAATTATAGATGGTGCCGCTAACGAAGCGGGGCTCTCCAGTGCTCAAATGCAGCAGCTAAACGCACAAACAGAGGCGCAAGTTGGGCAGTTTATGCAACTGGTTAATCAAACCCAAGGCGCAGCGCATCAAGCTTTACAAAGCCAAATGATGAATGTTGACACCCAGTTGGTGGAAAATGGTCAGCTTAAAAGTGAAGCGTCAAAACAACAGCAACAATTTGAAGGGTTTGATAAGGCCGTAAACATTCACAAGCCGGAAGGGCAGCAGCAACTTAACGAAAAAATTCGTTGGATGGTTAATGCCAGAAATACCATGGCCGAAATTCGTCTTGACCCCCCAGAACTCGGTAGTATGCAAGTAAGGGTGAATGTTAGCGGAGACGCGGCAAGCGTAAGTTTTGTGGTTCAATCCCAGCAGGCAAAAGACGCGCTTGCTGATGCCATGCCACGATTAAAAGAAATGTTAGCAGAGCAAGGGCTTGAGTTGGGCGATGCCGAGGTGCGAAAAGATAATTCGTCGCAATCTGGAGAGTCTGGCCAGCAACTTGCAGGTTCAGGCAATGGTCAGCAAAATGGCGATGAAATGTCGGATGGCGCAGATGACACTCACGTGGTGGAGCAAGCGGTGACCCGGCAAGCAAAAGGTGGAATTGATTACTATGCTTAG
- the fliL gene encoding flagellar basal body-associated protein FliL codes for MAEEELQIEEGGKKKGKMMLIIIVAVVLLGGGAAAYFLLFSGSDEPAAEQLAEADAQAAQAAGEAAPSTKAEVGTALYVAMPRPFVFNVPGSGRDRLVQIKVQLLVRGSDNEELAKTHIPLIEGTLLQVFSSANADDLVTEAGKIELREQAVNEVQKVLKDIAGHDVVERVLFTGFVMQ; via the coding sequence ATGGCTGAAGAAGAACTACAAATAGAAGAAGGTGGCAAAAAGAAAGGCAAAATGATGTTAATCATTATTGTTGCAGTTGTGCTACTTGGTGGTGGAGCGGCGGCGTACTTTCTTCTATTTTCAGGCAGTGATGAACCTGCTGCGGAGCAATTAGCTGAAGCCGATGCCCAAGCCGCACAAGCGGCTGGCGAAGCAGCGCCTTCAACGAAGGCTGAAGTGGGCACGGCATTGTATGTTGCTATGCCTCGTCCTTTCGTGTTTAACGTGCCCGGCTCAGGTCGAGATAGGTTGGTGCAAATTAAAGTGCAGTTATTAGTGCGTGGTAGCGACAACGAAGAGTTGGCAAAAACCCATATACCACTCATTGAGGGCACCTTGTTGCAAGTGTTTAGTTCGGCTAATGCAGACGACCTTGTGACGGAAGCGGGTAAAATTGAACTGCGTGAACAAGCTGTTAATGAGGTACAGAAAGTCCTCAAAGATATTGCAGGGCATGACGTTGTAGAACGTGTCTTGTTTACTGGCTTTGTCATGCAATAA
- the fliM gene encoding flagellar motor switch protein FliM gives MSDLLSQDEIDALLHGVDDVEEDEVGGTDADASTLEYDFSSQDRIVRGRMPTLEIVNERFARHMRVSLFNMMRRSAEVSINGIQMIKFGEYIHTLFVPTSLNMVRFRPLKGTGLITMEARLVFILVDNFFGGDGRYHAKIEGREFTPTERRIIQMLLKIIFEDYKEAWAPVMDVSFEYLDSEVNPAMANIVSPTEVVVISSFHIELDGGGGDFHVSLPYSMLEPIRELLDAGVQSDKEDTDLRWSKALRDEIMDVKVALTTHMLDVDVPLRDIMEFKPGDIIPVEMPETITVLIEDLPTFRAKLGRSRDSLALKIVEKIARPTSVKSELQLLTRGGRIIDNDAELQVLEEDL, from the coding sequence GTGAGTGATTTATTATCTCAAGATGAAATCGATGCCCTATTACATGGGGTAGATGATGTAGAGGAAGATGAGGTAGGCGGTACAGACGCCGACGCCTCTACCCTCGAATATGACTTCTCCTCACAGGATAGGATTGTCCGTGGGCGAATGCCTACGCTTGAGATTGTAAATGAGCGCTTTGCCCGGCATATGCGGGTGAGCTTGTTTAACATGATGCGCCGCTCCGCAGAAGTGTCGATTAACGGCATTCAAATGATAAAGTTTGGTGAGTATATACATACCTTGTTTGTACCCACCAGTTTAAACATGGTGCGTTTCCGCCCCCTGAAAGGGACCGGGCTTATCACCATGGAAGCCCGTTTAGTTTTCATTTTGGTTGATAACTTTTTTGGCGGGGATGGACGCTATCACGCCAAAATTGAGGGGCGAGAATTCACCCCTACAGAGCGCCGTATTATTCAGATGCTGCTTAAAATCATCTTTGAAGATTACAAAGAAGCATGGGCGCCCGTTATGGATGTGTCGTTTGAATATCTCGACTCTGAAGTTAACCCTGCCATGGCAAATATTGTCAGCCCCACGGAAGTCGTGGTGATTAGCTCATTTCATATTGAGTTAGACGGCGGCGGGGGAGACTTTCATGTCTCTTTGCCTTACTCCATGCTAGAGCCCATTCGAGAGCTTCTAGATGCAGGGGTACAAAGCGACAAAGAAGATACCGATTTACGTTGGAGCAAAGCGCTTCGCGATGAAATTATGGACGTAAAAGTTGCACTTACCACACACATGCTAGATGTGGATGTGCCGTTACGGGATATTATGGAATTTAAACCGGGGGATATCATTCCGGTGGAAATGCCAGAAACCATTACCGTGCTAATTGAAGACCTTCCTACTTTTAGAGCAAAGCTTGGGCGTTCACGTGACAGCTTGGCGTTGAAAATAGTGGAAAAAATTGCGCGGCCGACTTCTGTGAAGTCTGAATTACAGTTATTAACCCGCGGCGGGCGTATTATCGATAATGACGCTGAGCTGCAAGTACTCGAAGAAGACCTTTAA
- the fliN gene encoding flagellar motor switch protein FliN, producing the protein MSEDGMDDWAAAMAEQAESEDAEQENDDVQVAELDELTDDAPITQEEKKKLDTILDIPVTISMEVGRSQISIRNLLQLNQGSVVELDRVAGEPLDVLVNGTLIAHGEVVVVNDKFGIRLTDVISQIERIKKLR; encoded by the coding sequence ATGAGTGAAGATGGTATGGACGATTGGGCTGCCGCTATGGCGGAGCAGGCTGAGTCTGAGGACGCAGAGCAGGAAAATGATGATGTTCAAGTTGCTGAACTTGACGAACTCACTGATGATGCACCCATAACTCAGGAAGAAAAAAAGAAACTCGATACGATACTGGATATTCCGGTTACCATATCGATGGAAGTCGGTCGTAGTCAAATAAGTATCCGAAATCTGCTACAGTTGAATCAGGGCTCTGTGGTGGAACTGGATCGTGTTGCCGGTGAACCATTAGATGTATTGGTAAATGGCACGTTGATTGCTCATGGTGAAGTAGTAGTGGTCAACGATAAATTCGGTATTCGATTAACGGATGTTATTAGTCAAATTGAGAGAATTAAGAAGCTCAGATAA
- the fliO gene encoding flagellar biosynthetic protein FliO gives MLPLVFIQSVGAQETQSITNPTSVLSIFLSLLVVVAMIFALAYVARRFNVASIGNQHVKVVASMVAGAREKIMVIEVGDEQHLIGVTSHTITHLSKLDTPIPAKDNIKADGAARFKQKLIAAMAGKINPEIKKGDNRDA, from the coding sequence TTGCTGCCCCTTGTTTTTATTCAGTCAGTGGGTGCGCAAGAAACCCAATCAATCACAAATCCTACCTCGGTACTGTCAATTTTCCTCTCTTTATTAGTGGTTGTGGCGATGATATTCGCACTCGCTTACGTGGCGCGACGGTTTAATGTCGCCAGCATAGGTAACCAACATGTGAAGGTAGTGGCCAGTATGGTGGCGGGTGCGCGAGAAAAAATAATGGTGATTGAAGTAGGCGATGAGCAGCACCTGATTGGGGTGACGAGTCATACGATTACGCATTTAAGTAAACTCGACACGCCGATACCTGCCAAAGACAATATAAAAGCAGATGGCGCCGCGCGATTTAAACAAAAACTCATTGCAGCAATGGCAGGAAAAATAAATCCTGAGATTAAAAAAGGAGATAACAGGGATGCGTAG
- the fliP gene encoding flagellar type III secretion system pore protein FliP (The bacterial flagellar biogenesis protein FliP forms a type III secretion system (T3SS)-type pore required for flagellar assembly.): protein MRRLFALCFALVGLVAWSEPAFAQQGISAVKVVTNADGSQDYTMTLQALFIMTALSLIPAFIMMMTSFTRIIVVLSILRQAIGLQQSPSNQILIGVSLFLSMFIMAPVFEQVNERALQPYLNEELTSLDALEQAKGPMRAFMLSQTRVKDLETFVRIAGDEGKYADTNEVPMTILIPAFVTSELKTAFQIGFMLFIPFLIIDLVVASILMAMGMMMLSPMIVSLPFKLMLFVLVDGWNLIFGTLATSFGMGV, encoded by the coding sequence ATGCGTAGGTTATTTGCTTTATGCTTCGCGTTAGTAGGTTTAGTGGCATGGAGTGAGCCCGCTTTTGCTCAGCAGGGGATATCCGCGGTAAAAGTGGTGACAAACGCGGATGGGTCTCAAGACTACACAATGACCCTACAGGCATTATTCATCATGACGGCGCTGAGTTTAATTCCAGCCTTTATCATGATGATGACGTCGTTCACCCGCATTATTGTTGTGCTGTCTATATTGCGTCAAGCCATTGGGCTTCAACAATCACCTTCTAACCAAATACTTATCGGGGTGAGCCTTTTTTTGTCCATGTTTATTATGGCGCCGGTATTTGAGCAAGTGAATGAAAGGGCCTTGCAGCCCTATCTCAACGAAGAACTCACTAGCCTAGATGCTCTTGAACAGGCCAAGGGCCCCATGCGCGCATTTATGCTTTCGCAGACTCGGGTGAAAGATTTGGAGACCTTCGTACGCATTGCTGGGGATGAAGGTAAATATGCCGATACCAATGAAGTCCCTATGACGATTCTGATCCCCGCATTCGTAACCAGTGAACTGAAAACTGCCTTTCAAATTGGCTTTATGTTGTTCATTCCCTTTTTGATCATCGATTTAGTCGTGGCGTCAATTCTTATGGCAATGGGGATGATGATGCTATCACCTATGATCGTTTCTTTACCATTTAAGCTTATGTTGTTCGTATTGGTCGACGGCTGGAACCTAATATTCGGAACCCTTGCCACGAGTTTTGGTATGGGTGTTTAG
- the fliQ gene encoding flagellar biosynthesis protein FliQ → MSPEVFVEILREAMFMVIVLVSAVIVPSLIVGLVVAVFQAATSINEQTMSFLPRLLVTLLALSWGGNWLVQKLMDFTFHMVEMIPQVVG, encoded by the coding sequence ATGTCTCCCGAGGTGTTTGTAGAGATTCTCAGAGAAGCCATGTTCATGGTAATCGTACTGGTATCGGCGGTCATTGTGCCTAGCTTAATAGTGGGGTTAGTCGTGGCGGTATTCCAAGCTGCGACTTCAATCAACGAGCAAACCATGAGCTTCCTGCCGCGTTTGTTGGTCACCCTTTTAGCATTGAGTTGGGGCGGTAACTGGCTCGTACAGAAGTTGATGGATTTTACCTTTCATATGGTAGAAATGATCCCTCAGGTTGTTGGCTAA
- the fliR gene encoding flagellar biosynthetic protein FliR, whose protein sequence is MVFELSTINQFLADMLMPFMRISGLFAAMIGFSGKSIPTPVKALLSIMLTLIIMPVVPPSPITQLVDVGTFVLGIQQLVIGLAIGFVSMMVLNTFVLAGQVIAMQTGLGFASIVDPVNGINVPAVGQFYLILATLLFWTLDGHLSMIQMIVMSFHAFPVGEAWWSAEQFQSIAHWGGWMFVSALTLSLAPIVSLLIVNLAFGVMTKAAPQLNIFSIGFSIAQVMGLFIIWITLDNFTAHFETQWYRAEQFMCQLLRICP, encoded by the coding sequence ATGGTTTTTGAGCTGTCTACCATAAACCAGTTTTTAGCGGACATGTTAATGCCCTTTATGCGCATTAGCGGGCTATTTGCCGCTATGATTGGTTTCAGTGGTAAGTCAATCCCTACGCCAGTGAAAGCTCTTTTGTCTATCATGCTCACGCTGATTATCATGCCCGTTGTTCCTCCTTCGCCAATCACCCAATTGGTGGATGTGGGCACTTTTGTGCTGGGTATTCAGCAATTAGTGATTGGATTAGCCATTGGCTTTGTTTCCATGATGGTACTGAATACATTTGTATTGGCTGGGCAGGTTATTGCGATGCAAACCGGTTTGGGGTTTGCATCAATTGTTGACCCGGTAAACGGCATTAACGTGCCGGCGGTGGGCCAGTTTTATTTGATTTTAGCCACCTTGTTGTTTTGGACCTTAGATGGCCATCTTTCTATGATTCAAATGATTGTGATGAGCTTTCATGCGTTTCCAGTGGGCGAGGCATGGTGGTCGGCAGAACAATTCCAATCTATCGCGCATTGGGGCGGGTGGATGTTTGTGTCAGCGCTCACCTTGTCGCTGGCGCCCATTGTATCGTTACTCATTGTGAACCTTGCTTTCGGTGTGATGACCAAAGCAGCCCCTCAGCTGAACATTTTCAGTATTGGCTTTTCAATTGCGCAAGTGATGGGCTTATTCATCATTTGGATTACCCTGGACAATTTCACTGCCCATTTTGAAACACAATGGTACCGTGCCGAACAGTTTATGTGTCAGCTATTGCGCATATGCCCCTAG
- the flhB gene encoding flagellar biosynthesis protein FlhB — MADSSEKTEDPTGKKLEKARQKGQVARSRELSTTLVLIVSAFMFIFMGGWIAESLFALTKRMFVLSRDETYDTTHMFAAWGEAFTSISSPVLLYMIVAMIAGIYGSIALGGYNFTWEGTKPKGSKMNPLSGFKRMFGTNGLVELLKSIAKVVVVIGMAIGALLYFQDEALHLDMELYPRNIFHALDMLQWAFLILACAMIPIAIIDVPYQMYKHNEEMKMTKQEVKDEHKNAEGNPMVKNRIRRLQYQAATRRMMQEVPNADVVVTNPTHYSVAIKYDESGSRAPVVVAKGADELAMHIRKIATANDVPLIPSPILTRAIYYSTEVDDEVPNGLFMAVAQVLAHVYQLKAHRSGKGKRPKPLNRDLPIPPELRR, encoded by the coding sequence ATGGCAGATTCAAGCGAAAAAACAGAAGACCCCACGGGGAAAAAGCTCGAGAAAGCGCGACAGAAAGGCCAAGTGGCTCGCTCTCGCGAGCTTTCAACCACGCTTGTTCTTATTGTCAGTGCATTCATGTTCATCTTTATGGGCGGTTGGATTGCGGAAAGTTTGTTTGCGCTGACGAAACGCATGTTTGTGTTATCACGAGACGAAACATACGACACCACTCACATGTTTGCTGCGTGGGGCGAAGCCTTTACGTCCATCTCATCACCGGTGTTGCTTTATATGATAGTGGCAATGATTGCAGGCATTTATGGCTCTATCGCTCTGGGGGGCTACAACTTTACCTGGGAAGGGACCAAGCCTAAAGGTTCTAAAATGAACCCCTTAAGTGGCTTTAAGCGCATGTTTGGTACCAATGGCTTGGTTGAATTGCTGAAATCTATTGCGAAGGTGGTGGTGGTGATAGGCATGGCAATAGGTGCACTTCTTTATTTTCAAGATGAGGCACTTCATTTAGATATGGAGCTTTACCCCAGAAACATTTTTCACGCGCTTGATATGTTGCAATGGGCGTTTCTAATCCTAGCCTGCGCCATGATCCCCATCGCTATTATTGATGTGCCGTACCAGATGTATAAGCACAACGAAGAAATGAAAATGACCAAGCAGGAAGTGAAGGACGAGCACAAAAATGCGGAAGGTAACCCAATGGTGAAAAACCGCATTCGTCGTCTTCAATATCAGGCGGCAACAAGGCGGATGATGCAAGAAGTGCCTAATGCCGACGTTGTGGTCACCAACCCCACACATTATTCTGTGGCTATCAAGTATGATGAAAGTGGTTCAAGAGCCCCCGTAGTGGTTGCTAAAGGAGCGGATGAACTGGCTATGCATATCAGAAAAATTGCAACGGCCAACGATGTTCCTTTGATACCCAGCCCCATACTGACTCGCGCTATTTATTACTCCACAGAAGTGGATGATGAAGTGCCCAACGGTTTATTTATGGCGGTGGCGCAAGTGCTTGCCCATGTTTACCAGCTAAAAGCCCATCGTTCGGGCAAAGGCAAGCGACCAAAACCCCTCAATCGAGACTTACCGATTCCGCCAGAATTACGCCGATAA
- the flhA gene encoding flagellar biosynthesis protein FlhA, which translates to MQLSGYLQRFDKNQLQQFTSGLGAPIVLLAIMGMVILPMPPFLLDVLFSFNIALSLVIILVAVLTQKPVDFGIFPLVLLIATVLRLALNVASTRVVLLYGHEGGDAAGKVIEAFGAVVIGGNYAVGVVVFAILLIINFKVVTAGAGRISEVSARFTLDAMPGKQMAIDADLNAGYIDQDQARQRREEITAEADFYGSMDGASKFVKGDAVAGLFIMLINIVGGLFIGMIQHGLSFGTAIEVYTILTIGDGLVAQIPSLLLSVATAIIVTRENETQEMGKEIRSQLGNNQALYIAAGVLFVMGIIPGMPHVAFLGFAAIIAGFAYWQGVVAKRKAEEPKVPANTNTEQTVAPEVKELGWDDVQQVDTIGLEVGYRLIPLVDKSQGGELLTRIKGVRKKLSQELGFLIPPVHIRDNLDLEPNTYTIAMLGVNIGDAQISHDEELAINPGQVFGKLDGRATKDPAFGLDAVWIKPTKREHAQTLGYTVVDAATVVATHLSQLLTNNAYQLLGHEEAQQLLDMLAKQHPKLVEGLVPEVLPLSTVVKILQTLLFEGVPIRDMRTIVQTLSEYGPRSQDPDVLVSAVRIALKRLIVQEITQGAKEIPVITLAPELEQMLHQSLQAGGEDGAGIEPGLADKLQKSLQQASQQQELEGEPAVLLTSGMLRPVLSRFLKYSVAGLHVLSYQEVPDDKQIKIVSSVGQ; encoded by the coding sequence ATGCAGTTATCCGGTTATCTTCAGCGATTCGATAAAAATCAGCTGCAGCAATTTACCAGCGGTTTGGGCGCCCCCATTGTATTACTCGCTATCATGGGCATGGTTATTCTTCCCATGCCACCGTTTCTTCTTGACGTCTTATTTAGCTTCAATATTGCCCTTTCACTCGTCATTATCTTGGTGGCTGTACTTACCCAGAAGCCAGTAGATTTCGGCATTTTCCCTTTGGTCTTGCTTATCGCCACAGTATTGCGCTTGGCACTAAATGTAGCGTCCACGCGGGTGGTGTTGCTATATGGTCATGAAGGTGGCGATGCGGCAGGGAAGGTGATTGAAGCGTTTGGCGCTGTGGTGATTGGCGGAAATTATGCAGTGGGTGTCGTGGTCTTCGCGATTCTTCTTATCATTAACTTTAAAGTGGTGACAGCAGGGGCTGGCCGTATATCTGAAGTTAGTGCTCGCTTTACGTTAGATGCAATGCCAGGTAAGCAGATGGCAATAGATGCTGATCTAAATGCTGGGTACATCGATCAAGATCAAGCAAGACAAAGACGAGAGGAAATTACCGCTGAAGCCGACTTCTACGGTTCAATGGATGGTGCATCAAAATTCGTAAAAGGGGATGCGGTAGCCGGCCTCTTTATCATGCTTATTAATATTGTTGGTGGCTTATTTATTGGCATGATTCAACATGGTTTAAGTTTTGGAACGGCTATTGAAGTTTACACCATCCTCACTATTGGTGACGGATTAGTGGCGCAAATTCCGTCTTTATTATTGTCTGTCGCCACTGCCATTATCGTTACCCGTGAAAATGAAACCCAAGAAATGGGTAAAGAAATCCGCAGCCAGCTAGGCAACAATCAAGCGCTATATATTGCGGCGGGCGTATTGTTCGTGATGGGGATTATTCCTGGTATGCCGCATGTCGCGTTTTTAGGCTTTGCCGCCATCATAGCGGGCTTCGCCTACTGGCAAGGTGTTGTGGCGAAACGAAAAGCTGAAGAACCCAAAGTGCCAGCCAACACGAATACCGAGCAAACCGTAGCGCCTGAGGTGAAGGAACTGGGGTGGGATGATGTTCAACAGGTCGACACCATTGGTTTAGAGGTCGGCTATCGATTAATTCCTTTGGTTGATAAATCTCAAGGTGGTGAGTTACTTACCCGGATTAAAGGGGTTCGTAAAAAGTTATCTCAAGAACTGGGCTTTCTTATTCCGCCTGTGCACATTAGAGATAATCTAGACCTTGAGCCGAATACCTACACTATTGCTATGCTTGGCGTAAATATTGGCGATGCGCAAATTAGCCATGATGAAGAGCTCGCTATTAACCCAGGTCAAGTATTTGGCAAACTCGACGGTCGGGCAACGAAAGACCCTGCGTTTGGGCTTGATGCGGTTTGGATTAAACCTACTAAGCGAGAGCATGCACAAACATTGGGATATACCGTGGTTGACGCAGCCACGGTAGTCGCCACACATTTAAGCCAATTGCTGACCAACAATGCCTATCAATTATTAGGACATGAAGAGGCGCAACAGCTACTGGATATGCTCGCTAAACAACACCCTAAATTGGTTGAAGGGCTGGTGCCGGAGGTATTGCCATTAAGCACGGTAGTTAAAATTCTTCAGACCTTGTTGTTTGAAGGCGTGCCCATCCGCGATATGCGTACCATAGTGCAAACCCTCAGTGAGTATGGCCCTAGAAGCCAAGACCCAGACGTGTTGGTGTCTGCGGTGCGTATCGCGCTTAAGCGTTTAATTGTTCAAGAGATAACGCAAGGGGCGAAAGAGATACCTGTCATAACCTTGGCGCCAGAGTTGGAACAGATGTTGCACCAGTCTCTACAAGCGGGTGGTGAAGATGGCGCTGGAATTGAACCAGGACTAGCCGATAAGTTGCAGAAATCGTTGCAACAAGCTAGTCAGCAACAAGAGCTTGAGGGTGAGCCAGCAGTATTACTCACGTCAGGCATGTTGCGTCCAGTACTGTCTCGCTTCTTAAAATATTCGGTTGCAGGCCTACATGTACTTTCGTATCAAGAAGTGCCTGACGATAAACAGATAAAAATAGTCAGTTCGGTAGGTCAATAA